One window of the Bombyx mori chromosome 20, ASM3026992v2 genome contains the following:
- the LOC101741105 gene encoding myrosinase 1 isoform X1: protein MTVQATVVLCLLTKAAWGEMKFPPGFRFGAATAAYQIEGSWNVSDKAESVWDRFTHEHKYYVDSGSNGDVACDSYNKWKDDVRIAKELNLHFYRFSISWPRLLPTAFSNKISDDGRNYYNQLIDALLEEGIEPSVTLFQLDLPQKLQDLGGWANPLIIDWFANYARVVFSLYGDRVKTWITINEPLLICEVSYSDSKMAPGIKSVDLGKYLCAKNVLLAHATAWRIYDEEFRPKYHGKVSLTNVLIWYEPTTDNDRDLADLANQLCNGIYTYPIFSKTGNWPQSVIKIVDERSKMLGYPYSLLPEFTKEEIEFIKGTYDFFGMNYYISKSIRKPLVNEHIPLWPVGVPILGAILESPPTWTNGATKWFSAHPPGLRKVLNWIRHNYGDQEIYIMENGYATADTGLEDFDRISYLKDHLEQVLLAMKDGVNVTCYTVWSLMDNFEWSDGYTIKFGLYEVDFSSPERTRTPRKSAEYYKNVIETHLLFPV, encoded by the exons ATGACGGTACAAGCAACGGTTGTTTTATG CTTGCTGACGAAGGCGGCTTGGGGCGAGATGAAATTTCCACCTGGCTTCAGATTCGGGGCTGCAACCGCTGCTTATCAGATCGAAGGCTCCTGGAACGTGAGTG aTAAAGCCGAGAGCGTATGGGATAGATTTACACATGAACATAAATATTACGTGGACTCTGGAAGCAATGGTGATGTCGCCTGCGACTCCTACAATAAGTGGAAGGATGATGTACGAATTGCAAAGGAGTTGAACTTACACTTCTATAG ATTTTCGATCTCGTGGCCTCGTCTACTACCGACtgcgttttcaaataaaatcagCGACGACGGGAGAAATTACTACAATCAGTTGATCGATGCTCTCCTGGAAGAGGGTATAGAGCCATCGGTGACTCTGTTTCAATTGGATTTGCCTCAAAAATTGCAGGATCTGG GCGGCTGGGCAAACCCTTTAATAATCGATTGGTTCGCCAACTACGCGAGGGTGGTATTTTCTCTTTATGGAGACCGAGTGAAGACCTGGATAACTATTAATGAGCCCCTACTAATTTGTGAGGTGTCGTACAGCGATAGTAAAATGGCCCCTGGAATCAAATCCGTTGACTTAGGAAAATATTTGTGTGCCAAGAATGTTTTGTTAGCTCATGCCACAGCTTGGAGGATTTATGATGAGGAGTTCAGACCGAAGTATCACG GTAAAGTTTCCTTGACGAACGTTTTGATATGGTATGAACCAACTACGGACAACGATCGTGACCTTGCTGACTTGGCGAACCAGTTGTGT AATGGAATATATACGTATCCGATTTTCTCGAAAACCGGTAACTGGCCACAGTCTGTTATAAAAATAGTGGACGAAAGAAGCAAAATGTTGGGATACCCGTACTCTCTTCTCCCTGAGTTTACTAAAGAAGAAATCGAATTTATAAAAG GTACATACGACTTCTTCGGAATGAATTACTACATTTCAAAGTCAATAAGGAAGCCTCTGGTTAACGAACATATACCGTTGTGGCCTGTGGGAGTACCGATATTGGGTGCCATTTTGGAGAGTCCACCCACTTGGACGAATGGAGCTACGAAGTGGTTTTCA gcCCATCCACCAGGCCTTCGTAAAGTCCTGAACTGGATCAGACATAATTACGGTGATCAGGAAATATATATCATGGAAAACGGATACGCGACCGCCGATACTGGGCTGGAAGATTTTGACAGGATCAGTTACTTGAAGGATCATTTGGAGCAGGTTCTGTTAGCCATGAAGGATGGAGTCAACGTTACTTGTTACACAGTTTGGTCCTTAATGGACAATTTTGAGTGGTCAGATGGTTATAC
- the LOC101741105 gene encoding myrosinase 1 isoform X2, translated as MKFPPGFRFGAATAAYQIEGSWNVSDKAESVWDRFTHEHKYYVDSGSNGDVACDSYNKWKDDVRIAKELNLHFYRFSISWPRLLPTAFSNKISDDGRNYYNQLIDALLEEGIEPSVTLFQLDLPQKLQDLGGWANPLIIDWFANYARVVFSLYGDRVKTWITINEPLLICEVSYSDSKMAPGIKSVDLGKYLCAKNVLLAHATAWRIYDEEFRPKYHGKVSLTNVLIWYEPTTDNDRDLADLANQLCNGIYTYPIFSKTGNWPQSVIKIVDERSKMLGYPYSLLPEFTKEEIEFIKGTYDFFGMNYYISKSIRKPLVNEHIPLWPVGVPILGAILESPPTWTNGATKWFSAHPPGLRKVLNWIRHNYGDQEIYIMENGYATADTGLEDFDRISYLKDHLEQVLLAMKDGVNVTCYTVWSLMDNFEWSDGYTIKFGLYEVDFSSPERTRTPRKSAEYYKNVIETHLLFPV; from the exons ATGAAATTTCCACCTGGCTTCAGATTCGGGGCTGCAACCGCTGCTTATCAGATCGAAGGCTCCTGGAACGTGAGTG aTAAAGCCGAGAGCGTATGGGATAGATTTACACATGAACATAAATATTACGTGGACTCTGGAAGCAATGGTGATGTCGCCTGCGACTCCTACAATAAGTGGAAGGATGATGTACGAATTGCAAAGGAGTTGAACTTACACTTCTATAG ATTTTCGATCTCGTGGCCTCGTCTACTACCGACtgcgttttcaaataaaatcagCGACGACGGGAGAAATTACTACAATCAGTTGATCGATGCTCTCCTGGAAGAGGGTATAGAGCCATCGGTGACTCTGTTTCAATTGGATTTGCCTCAAAAATTGCAGGATCTGG GCGGCTGGGCAAACCCTTTAATAATCGATTGGTTCGCCAACTACGCGAGGGTGGTATTTTCTCTTTATGGAGACCGAGTGAAGACCTGGATAACTATTAATGAGCCCCTACTAATTTGTGAGGTGTCGTACAGCGATAGTAAAATGGCCCCTGGAATCAAATCCGTTGACTTAGGAAAATATTTGTGTGCCAAGAATGTTTTGTTAGCTCATGCCACAGCTTGGAGGATTTATGATGAGGAGTTCAGACCGAAGTATCACG GTAAAGTTTCCTTGACGAACGTTTTGATATGGTATGAACCAACTACGGACAACGATCGTGACCTTGCTGACTTGGCGAACCAGTTGTGT AATGGAATATATACGTATCCGATTTTCTCGAAAACCGGTAACTGGCCACAGTCTGTTATAAAAATAGTGGACGAAAGAAGCAAAATGTTGGGATACCCGTACTCTCTTCTCCCTGAGTTTACTAAAGAAGAAATCGAATTTATAAAAG GTACATACGACTTCTTCGGAATGAATTACTACATTTCAAAGTCAATAAGGAAGCCTCTGGTTAACGAACATATACCGTTGTGGCCTGTGGGAGTACCGATATTGGGTGCCATTTTGGAGAGTCCACCCACTTGGACGAATGGAGCTACGAAGTGGTTTTCA gcCCATCCACCAGGCCTTCGTAAAGTCCTGAACTGGATCAGACATAATTACGGTGATCAGGAAATATATATCATGGAAAACGGATACGCGACCGCCGATACTGGGCTGGAAGATTTTGACAGGATCAGTTACTTGAAGGATCATTTGGAGCAGGTTCTGTTAGCCATGAAGGATGGAGTCAACGTTACTTGTTACACAGTTTGGTCCTTAATGGACAATTTTGAGTGGTCAGATGGTTATAC